In Pirellulales bacterium, the DNA window TTCGTCGCGGATACGATAAGCGTCGATGTGTATAACGTCGCGCGTGCCGTGGTATTCCTGCACGAGCACGAACGTCGGACTCACCGCCGTACCAGGTTCGACGCCGACGGCCGCGGCCATCGCCTGGACCAACCGCGTCTTACCGGCTCCCAGCGGACCGTCCAAGGCCACCGTCGTGCCCGCGGGCAGCAATTGTGCGAGCGCTCGTCCCAGTGCCGCCGTCGCAGCCTCGTCGCGCGCATCGAAGACGAATTCTTTCATTGCAAACAGTCCTTCAATGCTCAAAACCACGGGGCGCGAGCGGCGCGCGCTTGCCTTGGGGATCGACCTGCCACAGGCCGGGCTCGGCCACGAATTCGCCGATGGCCGAAAGCGGCACTGCTAACGGCTGCTCGGCCAGCATCTGTCGCGCGGCGTCTGGCGGAACGGCTAACACCAACTCGAAATCCTCGCCGTCTCTTAAGGCATGCTCAACGGGCGAAACACCATCGCGGCGGCTCAATTCGCTGGCCGCTGGCGCGATGGGAATCCGATCCGGAAACAACACGGCGCCGCAACCGCTCTCGCGCGCCAGTCGAGACAGATCAAGCGACAGGCCGTCGCTGACGTCGATTCCCGCGTGCAATTCATAACGCTCGTGCAGGGCCATCGCCTCGGCGACGCGCGGCTCGAAATCGAATTGGCGCCCGAGGATACTTCCGCCGAACGCTCCGGTGACGAGGATTATATCTCCAGGCCGTGCGCCGCTGCGCCGCAAAGGCCCACGCCCCGTGGGCTCGCCGAAGATGGTGATGCTGATGACGAGGCCCTGGTCCCAGGTGTTGGTGTCGCCGCCGGCGAAGGCGACGTCGAACTTCTCGGCCAACGGCAGCATCCCCTCGGCCAGTTGCTGGGCCAACTGCAGCCCGCCCTCGCGCGGCAGTACGACGCTGACCACCGCCGCCAAAGGACGCGCCGCCATGGCGGCCATATCACTGAGGTTAACGGCCAGTGCCTTGCGCCCGATGCGCTGTGGTGCGACATCGGAGAGCCGAAAATCGACCCCTTCGGAAAGTGCGTCGACCGAGACCAGAATTTCGCTCCCCTGCGCCAGGCGGACCAGCGCGGCATCGTCGCCGATCCCGACACCCAATCGGCGATGGGCCGGCAACCGCTCGCGCAGCCAGGCGATGAATTCCGATTCCATGAGAGCGAGCGCGACGCAGCAGAAACCCGCAGCAACTCCTGCACCGCGCAGGAGCATGGAACCATTATCTGGTGGCCCCGGCAGGGAACCAAGTGGGGCCGAGGCCAAGACCCGGCCGTGGCAATATCCGATCGAGGGTCGCCGTAGACGCT includes these proteins:
- the tsaE gene encoding tRNA (adenosine(37)-N6)-threonylcarbamoyltransferase complex ATPase subunit type 1 TsaE — translated: MKEFVFDARDEAATAALGRALAQLLPAGTTVALDGPLGAGKTRLVQAMAAAVGVEPGTAVSPTFVLVQEYHGTRDVIHIDAYRIRDEDEFLSLGVEEYFESEALVLIEWAERVAACLPRERLHVEIAETGDASRRFTISATGQQLGAVVDALAAEAGALTN
- a CDS encoding thiamine-phosphate kinase; this encodes MESEFIAWLRERLPAHRRLGVGIGDDAALVRLAQGSEILVSVDALSEGVDFRLSDVAPQRIGRKALAVNLSDMAAMAARPLAAVVSVVLPREGGLQLAQQLAEGMLPLAEKFDVAFAGGDTNTWDQGLVISITIFGEPTGRGPLRRSGARPGDIILVTGAFGGSILGRQFDFEPRVAEAMALHERYELHAGIDVSDGLSLDLSRLARESGCGAVLFPDRIPIAPAASELSRRDGVSPVEHALRDGEDFELVLAVPPDAARQMLAEQPLAVPLSAIGEFVAEPGLWQVDPQGKRAPLAPRGFEH